Proteins from a single region of Caloramator sp. E03:
- a CDS encoding calcium-translocating P-type ATPase, SERCA-type: MVLLEKINLKFNENLHNNSGLSTREAKKRLSRYGYNEIVKRKRISPIKIFISQFNDFIVWVLLAATAISGFMGEVADSITILIIVIMDAVLGFIQEYKTERSLESLKELAAPTAKVIRDGKLSIIKAREVVIGDLIEVEAGDRVPADCIIIEGSNIRSDESILTGESVSVEKKPLIGGKKPSNENFLYMGCNVTHGKGKAKIIAVGMDTQMGKIADMLQEIETEKTPLQQKLDKLGEILVYGCLIICAVVTITGIFRGEDAYKMFLIGVSLAVAAIPEGLPAIVTVSLALGVQRMMKRNALVRKLPAVETLGCTNVICSDKTGTLTQNKMTVKKIYVADRLYSVTGDGYDSSGNIVFGSINAEKDGDIKRFVECCCLCSDASITISNREIKYSGDPTEIALLIMGLKVGITKENLLKKYKVIKENPFDSERKMMSVICMSSEGKYMFAKGALESILPKCTGILVRGEVKELTDEIRKSINKYNNQMAEEALRVIASAYKKIENVDTSEKNLIFTGLAGMIDPPRKEVFDAVIECRLAGITPVMITGDHKLTAKAIASQLKILDKDGLVLTGDELDSMDDKKLDSIINRVRVFARVNPSHKYRIVKAYKRVGMCVAMTGDGVNDAPAIKEADIGVSMGIIGTDVTKEASSMILMDDNFATIVAAVKEGRIIYDNIRKFIRYLLSCNIGEVLTMFLASILNLPIPLLPIQILLVNLATDGLPAMALSLEAGEQDVMERRPRSKNESIFSEGLWKKILIRGVLIGFCTITSFSMSLYYFKGDIELSRTVALCTLVMSQLFHVFECRSERHSVFRIGLFKNIYLVLAVASSMIMLVLVVYSTSLQRIFTTKALNIIQWIIVLAFSGIISLINSFYWYSR; the protein is encoded by the coding sequence ATGGTGCTTTTGGAAAAAATAAATTTAAAATTTAATGAAAATTTACATAATAATTCAGGCCTATCAACGAGAGAAGCAAAAAAAAGATTGTCAAGGTATGGATATAATGAAATAGTTAAAAGAAAAAGGATTTCTCCAATTAAAATATTTATATCTCAATTTAACGATTTTATAGTATGGGTACTTCTTGCTGCAACAGCTATTTCTGGCTTTATGGGTGAAGTTGCTGATTCAATTACAATACTTATAATAGTTATTATGGATGCAGTTCTTGGATTTATACAGGAATATAAAACAGAGCGTTCTCTTGAGTCATTAAAGGAACTTGCAGCTCCAACAGCTAAAGTTATAAGGGATGGGAAGTTAAGTATAATAAAAGCAAGAGAAGTTGTTATTGGGGACTTGATTGAAGTTGAAGCAGGAGACAGAGTTCCAGCTGATTGTATAATTATTGAAGGTAGTAATATTAGGAGCGATGAATCTATTTTAACAGGAGAGTCTGTGTCAGTTGAGAAAAAGCCTTTAATAGGTGGCAAAAAACCTTCTAATGAGAATTTTTTATATATGGGTTGTAATGTTACCCATGGTAAAGGAAAAGCAAAGATAATAGCTGTAGGAATGGATACTCAAATGGGAAAAATTGCAGATATGCTTCAGGAGATAGAAACTGAAAAAACTCCTCTTCAGCAGAAGCTTGATAAACTTGGAGAAATACTTGTTTATGGATGTTTGATTATATGTGCTGTTGTAACTATAACAGGGATTTTTAGGGGAGAAGATGCTTATAAAATGTTCCTTATAGGGGTAAGCCTTGCAGTTGCAGCAATACCAGAGGGGCTTCCCGCAATTGTAACTGTTTCATTAGCCCTTGGAGTTCAAAGGATGATGAAAAGAAATGCACTGGTTAGAAAACTTCCAGCTGTTGAAACATTGGGTTGTACTAATGTAATATGCTCTGATAAAACCGGAACTTTAACTCAAAACAAGATGACAGTTAAGAAAATATATGTAGCTGATAGACTATACAGCGTCACTGGAGATGGCTATGATAGTAGTGGAAATATAGTATTTGGAAGCATTAATGCAGAAAAGGATGGGGATATAAAAAGATTTGTTGAGTGCTGTTGTTTGTGTAGTGATGCAAGTATCACTATTAGTAATAGGGAAATAAAATATTCTGGAGATCCTACAGAGATTGCACTTCTTATAATGGGTTTAAAAGTAGGCATAACAAAGGAAAACCTTTTAAAAAAATATAAGGTTATTAAAGAAAATCCTTTTGATTCTGAAAGGAAGATGATGTCAGTAATATGTATGAGTAGTGAAGGAAAGTATATGTTTGCAAAAGGAGCACTAGAGAGCATACTTCCAAAATGTACAGGCATCTTGGTAAGGGGAGAGGTTAAGGAATTAACCGATGAAATTAGAAAAAGTATAAATAAATATAATAATCAGATGGCTGAAGAGGCATTAAGGGTAATTGCATCAGCCTATAAAAAAATAGAAAACGTCGACACTTCGGAAAAAAATTTAATATTTACAGGGCTTGCTGGCATGATTGACCCTCCGAGAAAAGAAGTTTTTGACGCAGTAATAGAATGTAGGCTTGCAGGAATAACTCCAGTTATGATTACAGGTGATCATAAGTTAACAGCAAAGGCCATAGCATCGCAGCTAAAAATATTAGACAAAGATGGGCTTGTACTTACTGGTGATGAATTGGATTCTATGGACGATAAAAAGCTTGATAGCATTATTAATAGAGTAAGAGTTTTTGCCAGGGTAAACCCTTCCCATAAATATAGAATAGTAAAGGCTTATAAAAGAGTTGGAATGTGTGTTGCTATGACTGGAGACGGAGTAAATGATGCCCCTGCTATTAAAGAAGCTGATATTGGAGTATCAATGGGTATAATAGGGACAGATGTTACCAAGGAAGCATCATCTATGATACTTATGGATGATAATTTTGCAACTATTGTAGCTGCAGTTAAAGAAGGCAGAATAATATATGACAATATAAGAAAGTTTATAAGATACCTTTTATCTTGTAATATAGGAGAAGTTCTTACCATGTTTCTTGCATCTATTCTTAATTTGCCTATTCCACTACTTCCTATTCAGATACTTCTTGTAAACCTTGCTACAGATGGCCTTCCAGCAATGGCACTTAGCCTTGAGGCAGGAGAACAGGATGTTATGGAAAGAAGACCAAGAAGCAAAAATGAGAGTATTTTTTCAGAAGGCTTATGGAAAAAAATACTTATAAGAGGGGTACTTATAGGGTTTTGTACAATAACTTCCTTTTCAATGAGCTTATATTATTTTAAAGGAGACATTGAATTATCAAGGACTGTGGCGCTTTGCACACTTGTTATGTCCCAGCTTTTTCACGTATTTGAATGTAGATCAGAAAGACACTCTGTTTTTAGAATTGGACTATTTAAAAACATTTATCTGGTACTGGCAGTTGCATCATCTATGATTATGCTTGTATTAGTTGTCTATAGTACATCTTTGCAAAGAATATTTACTACAAAAGCCTTAAACATAATACAATGGATAATTGTATTAGCTTTTTCAGGAATAATATCTTTAATTAATAGTTTTTATTGGTATAGTAGATAA
- a CDS encoding putative manganese-dependent inorganic diphosphatase has protein sequence MQDIIYITGHKNPDSDSVCSAIAYAELKRKLGFNATAAVLGELNRETEFILDYFKVPKPILLKTVKTQVCDLNVDNPIPVSPDVSIKTAWMLMKKNNIKTLSVVDDNGRLIGIVTLSDITNKYMDILENNIISTSKTPLRNIIETLNAKLITGSSEDFKTSGKVVVAAMAPEQMKPFIDVGDIVISGNRKDSQKAALEYGANCIIVTGDSKVDDEVVEIAKKKKCIIMTTPNDTFATARLINQSIPVKYIMTTENIISFETDDFVDEIKEKMLQTRYRSYPVVDENNKIIGFVSRYHLISQNKKKVILVDHNEKSQSVNGIDEADVLEIIDHHRVGDVQTGKPIYFRNEPVGSTATIVANIYFENGIRPSKSIAGLLCAAIISDTLNFKSPTCTFVDKHTAERLAEICNINIDEFAMKMFKAGTSLHGKLPEEIFNQDFKEFNFGKYKIGISQVNTMDTENIADIKNSLIEYMDKLCKDKNYNLVIMILTDIIKEGSELLFVGENKELISKAFNIQISGNSVYLPNIVSRKKQVVPPLSNAAIE, from the coding sequence ATGCAAGACATTATTTATATAACTGGTCATAAAAACCCTGATTCAGATTCAGTATGTTCAGCAATTGCTTATGCTGAATTAAAAAGAAAGCTTGGATTTAATGCTACTGCTGCTGTACTTGGTGAATTAAACAGGGAAACTGAATTTATATTAGATTACTTTAAAGTACCAAAGCCCATATTATTAAAAACAGTAAAGACTCAGGTATGTGATTTGAATGTTGATAATCCAATACCTGTATCCCCTGATGTATCAATTAAAACTGCCTGGATGTTAATGAAGAAAAATAATATTAAAACTCTGTCAGTAGTTGATGATAACGGAAGATTAATAGGTATTGTTACATTATCCGATATTACAAACAAATACATGGATATCCTTGAAAATAACATAATATCAACAAGTAAAACACCTCTTAGAAATATTATTGAGACTTTAAATGCGAAACTAATAACAGGAAGCAGTGAAGACTTTAAAACAAGCGGCAAAGTAGTCGTTGCTGCCATGGCTCCAGAGCAGATGAAACCTTTTATTGATGTTGGGGATATAGTCATATCTGGCAACAGGAAGGACAGCCAAAAAGCAGCATTAGAATACGGTGCAAACTGTATAATAGTAACAGGAGATTCTAAAGTTGATGATGAAGTAGTAGAAATAGCCAAAAAGAAAAAATGTATTATTATGACAACACCAAACGATACATTTGCAACTGCAAGGCTTATAAATCAGAGTATACCTGTAAAATATATTATGACAACAGAAAATATAATTAGTTTTGAAACTGATGACTTTGTAGATGAAATAAAAGAAAAAATGCTTCAAACAAGGTATAGAAGCTACCCTGTAGTTGATGAAAATAATAAGATAATAGGATTTGTTTCAAGATATCATCTAATTTCACAAAACAAAAAGAAAGTAATACTTGTAGATCATAACGAAAAATCACAATCGGTTAATGGAATAGATGAGGCTGATGTTCTAGAAATAATAGACCATCATAGAGTTGGGGACGTACAGACAGGAAAACCAATATATTTCAGAAATGAACCTGTTGGTAGCACAGCAACAATAGTTGCAAATATATATTTTGAGAATGGAATAAGGCCTTCTAAAAGTATTGCCGGTCTTTTATGTGCCGCTATAATATCTGACACATTAAATTTTAAATCACCAACCTGTACCTTTGTAGATAAGCATACTGCTGAAAGACTTGCCGAAATATGCAATATTAACATTGATGAATTTGCAATGAAAATGTTTAAGGCTGGAACATCTCTTCATGGGAAACTTCCAGAAGAAATTTTCAATCAGGATTTTAAAGAATTTAACTTTGGGAAATATAAAATAGGAATAAGCCAAGTTAATACCATGGACACAGAAAACATTGCAGACATCAAAAATTCACTAATTGAATATATGGATAAATTATGTAAAGATAAAAACTATAATTTAGTAATAATGATATTAACAGATATAATAAAAGAAGGTTCTGAACTTTTATTTGTTGGTGAAAATAAAGAATTGATATCAAAGGCCTTTAATATCCAAATAAGCGGCAACAGTGTCTATCTTCCAAATATAGTTTCAAGAAAAAAACAAGTCGTACCGCCTCTTTCTAATGCAGCAATTGAATAA
- the speD gene encoding adenosylmethionine decarboxylase, which yields MNALGRHILAEIYGCDSEILNDRELIEKIMVDSALSSGAEIREVAFHKFSPMGVSGVVVISESHLTIHTWPELGYAAVDVFTCGDKINPWDACNYLTERLKASHITATEVKRGIFEQPVSVKVSNL from the coding sequence ATGAACGCATTGGGTCGTCATATTCTTGCAGAAATTTATGGATGTGATTCAGAAATACTAAATGATAGAGAACTAATTGAAAAAATTATGGTCGATTCAGCGCTTTCATCAGGAGCAGAGATTAGAGAGGTTGCTTTTCATAAGTTTAGTCCAATGGGTGTAAGTGGTGTTGTAGTTATTTCAGAGTCACACCTTACAATACACACCTGGCCAGAGCTTGGTTATGCCGCTGTTGATGTATTTACTTGTGGAGATAAAATTAATCCTTGGGATGCATGTAATTATCTTACAGAAAGGTTAAAGGCAAGCCATATAACTGCAACTGAAGTAAAACGAGGGATTTTTGAACAGCCAGTTTCAGTAAAAGTGTCAAACTTATAA
- a CDS encoding bifunctional 4-hydroxy-3-methylbut-2-enyl diphosphate reductase/30S ribosomal protein S1 has protein sequence MQIFIAKSAGFCFGVQNAVQKAQEVAEKGEKAATLGPIIHNRQVIEDLKSKGIDLIEDISKIEDSQKIIIRSHGISKQDYDSLIAKNAIIVDATCPYVKNIHKIVQEKYSLGYKIIIIGDREHPEIKGVNGWCDNSAIIINTVEDVNNLPKNIEKVCIVAQTTFNEEKWRNIICNLIGISKEMLIFNTICNATQIRQTEAKELSKKVDVMIVVGGKESSNTRKLYEICSENCPLTLFVESVDEIDFNSIKNASSIGITAGASTPDYVIKEVVDKLNSISKINNEQNIKVKKENKTVEKENIIANENSEMDAYFIGYNEVYEDSIVKGTVLLVNDKEVFFDIGYKSDAILPIEEASNFPVNLKEKFKVGDVYDLQVIKLNDGEGNVLVSRKALEKDEFINKLYEYKEKEDYIDVIVTKENKGGLECQYGDVKAFMPVSQVGLSKDEDIKEYLGKKLKVKIIDIKEKKNDVEIVVSRKDIIKQEKDKRVKEFFENIKEGQALKGTVKSMIESGVFVSVGDVDVFIPISEISWKRIKTPKEVLNEKDIVEFIVIKVNREDKKITGSIKRAGKEPWEEFIEKYKVDDIVDVKVLRFAEFGAFAEIIPGVDGLIHISKLSEKRINKPQEVVKIGQIVKAKIINIDTASKRVSLSLKDVE, from the coding sequence ATGCAAATATTCATTGCTAAAAGTGCTGGTTTTTGTTTTGGCGTTCAAAATGCTGTTCAAAAAGCACAGGAAGTAGCTGAAAAAGGAGAAAAAGCTGCTACATTAGGGCCTATTATACATAACAGGCAGGTAATTGAGGATTTAAAATCAAAAGGGATAGACTTAATTGAGGATATTTCAAAAATCGAAGATTCACAAAAGATTATAATAAGATCGCACGGTATCTCAAAGCAAGATTATGATAGCCTTATAGCCAAAAATGCAATTATAGTTGATGCTACTTGCCCTTACGTTAAGAATATACATAAGATTGTTCAAGAAAAATATAGTTTAGGATATAAAATTATTATAATAGGAGATAGAGAGCATCCTGAAATAAAAGGAGTTAATGGCTGGTGTGATAACAGTGCAATTATTATAAATACTGTAGAAGATGTTAATAACCTTCCGAAGAATATAGAAAAAGTATGTATTGTAGCTCAAACGACTTTCAATGAAGAAAAGTGGCGAAACATAATATGCAATCTTATTGGCATTTCAAAGGAGATGCTGATTTTCAATACTATATGTAATGCTACACAAATAAGGCAGACGGAAGCAAAAGAACTTTCAAAAAAAGTTGATGTAATGATTGTAGTCGGTGGAAAGGAAAGCTCAAATACAAGGAAACTATATGAAATATGCAGTGAGAACTGTCCTTTGACGTTATTTGTTGAAAGTGTAGATGAAATAGATTTTAACTCTATAAAGAATGCAAGCAGCATAGGGATAACGGCAGGAGCTTCAACTCCAGATTATGTAATAAAAGAAGTCGTAGATAAATTAAATAGTATAAGCAAAATAAATAACGAGCAAAATATTAAAGTTAAAAAGGAGAATAAAACAGTGGAAAAGGAAAATATAATTGCAAATGAAAATTCTGAAATGGATGCATATTTTATAGGATATAACGAAGTTTATGAAGATAGTATAGTTAAAGGAACAGTGCTTCTTGTAAATGATAAGGAAGTATTCTTTGATATTGGTTATAAATCCGATGCAATACTTCCAATTGAAGAAGCATCAAACTTTCCTGTTAACCTCAAAGAGAAATTTAAAGTTGGAGATGTTTATGATTTACAAGTAATTAAGCTAAATGATGGAGAAGGAAATGTATTAGTAAGCAGGAAAGCTCTAGAAAAAGATGAGTTTATAAATAAGCTTTATGAATATAAGGAAAAAGAAGATTATATTGATGTTATAGTAACTAAGGAAAACAAGGGCGGCCTTGAGTGTCAGTATGGAGATGTTAAAGCCTTTATGCCAGTTTCACAGGTCGGATTATCAAAGGATGAGGATATTAAGGAATACCTTGGAAAGAAGCTTAAAGTTAAGATAATTGATATAAAAGAGAAAAAGAATGATGTTGAGATTGTTGTATCAAGAAAGGATATAATAAAGCAGGAGAAAGACAAGAGAGTAAAAGAATTTTTTGAAAATATAAAAGAAGGACAAGCATTAAAGGGTACAGTAAAGTCTATGATTGAATCTGGTGTCTTTGTTAGCGTTGGAGATGTAGATGTTTTCATACCAATTTCAGAAATTTCATGGAAGAGAATTAAAACTCCAAAGGAAGTGTTAAATGAAAAAGATATTGTTGAATTTATTGTAATTAAAGTAAATAGAGAGGATAAGAAGATTACAGGAAGTATCAAAAGAGCTGGTAAAGAGCCATGGGAGGAATTTATTGAAAAGTACAAGGTTGATGATATAGTTGATGTAAAAGTATTAAGATTTGCTGAATTCGGAGCATTTGCAGAAATAATTCCAGGGGTTGATGGCTTGATACACATATCAAAACTTTCAGAAAAGAGAATAAACAAGCCTCAAGAAGTAGTTAAAATAGGACAGATTGTAAAAGCTAAAATAATTAATATTGATACTGCTTCAAAAAGAGTAAGTTTATCGTTAAAAGATGTTGAATAA
- a CDS encoding histidinol-phosphatase HisJ family protein → MFADYHVHSNFSDDSTCEMEDEIKKAISLGIDEICFTEHVDYGVKTDLNCNYEAYIKEFQRCKEKYKNEINIKLGIEFGIQVDTIEKFKEDFDKYNFDFVILSCHQVDNKEFWTYEFQEGKTQQEYNERYYEEILKVIKKYDEYSVLGHLDMIKRYDKFGEYPDENVKELIIEILKHVIEHEKGIEVNTSSFRYKLADLTPSKYILKLYKDLGGRIITIGSDAHKDEDIGHNIQIVKDELKKIGFKEFCTFEKMKPIFHQL, encoded by the coding sequence ATGTTTGCAGATTATCATGTGCATAGCAATTTCAGTGATGATTCTACCTGTGAAATGGAGGATGAAATTAAAAAAGCAATATCACTTGGAATTGATGAAATTTGTTTTACTGAGCATGTTGATTATGGAGTTAAAACAGATTTAAATTGTAATTATGAAGCTTATATTAAAGAATTTCAAAGATGTAAAGAAAAATATAAGAATGAAATAAATATTAAACTTGGAATAGAATTTGGTATACAAGTGGATACTATTGAAAAATTCAAAGAAGATTTTGATAAATATAACTTTGATTTTGTTATTCTTTCTTGCCATCAAGTAGACAATAAAGAATTTTGGACTTATGAATTCCAAGAAGGAAAAACTCAACAAGAATATAATGAAAGATATTATGAAGAAATATTAAAAGTAATAAAGAAATATGATGAATATAGTGTATTGGGGCATTTGGATATGATAAAAAGATATGATAAATTTGGAGAGTACCCTGATGAAAACGTAAAAGAATTAATAATTGAGATATTGAAACATGTAATTGAACATGAAAAGGGTATTGAAGTAAATACATCAAGTTTCAGATATAAATTAGCTGATTTAACACCTTCTAAATATATTTTAAAGTTATATAAAGATTTAGGAGGAAGAATTATTACGATTGGATCAGATGCTCATAAAGATGAAGATATTGGACACAATATTCAGATTGTGAAAGATGAATTGAAAAAAATAGGTTTTAAAGAATTTTGTACTTTTGAAAAAATGAAACCAATTTTTCATCAATTATAA
- a CDS encoding lysophospholipid acyltransferase family protein, with protein MFYNFIKNIAWIIFNAIYRIEVEGVGNIPMDDGALICPNHFSLFDPIVVGITCPKQIRYMAKAELFKNAFLRRFLTALGAYPVRRGEADLNAIKLTLKLLKEKKIIGLFPEGTRVKTGEFGKANPGVAMFAIKSGKVVIPTLITGNYRLFSKIKIKYGQPIDFTKYKKEKMTNDDYFELSQMVIQKLYELKD; from the coding sequence ATGTTCTATAATTTTATTAAAAATATAGCTTGGATAATATTTAATGCGATTTATAGAATAGAAGTTGAAGGTGTAGGGAATATACCAATGGATGATGGAGCATTAATATGTCCTAATCATTTTTCATTGTTTGATCCTATTGTAGTTGGAATAACATGTCCAAAACAAATTAGGTATATGGCTAAGGCAGAGTTGTTTAAAAATGCATTTTTAAGGAGGTTTTTAACAGCTTTAGGAGCTTATCCAGTTAGAAGAGGAGAAGCAGATTTGAATGCTATTAAGCTAACATTAAAGCTTTTAAAAGAAAAAAAGATTATAGGGCTTTTCCCAGAGGGGACAAGAGTAAAGACAGGTGAATTTGGGAAGGCAAACCCTGGGGTTGCAATGTTTGCAATAAAATCAGGTAAGGTAGTAATACCAACTCTCATTACAGGAAATTATAGGTTATTTTCGAAGATAAAGATAAAATATGGACAACCTATTGATTTTACAAAATATAAAAAGGAAAAAATGACAAACGATGATTACTTTGAATTAAGCCAAATGGTTATACAAAAACTGTATGAACTCAAGGATTAA
- the cmk gene encoding (d)CMP kinase: MRNLIIAIDGPAGAGKSTISKIIAEKLNIEYIDTGAMYRAVTLKIIRKGISLNDDDAIECMLKETEIDFINGRIYLDGEDVSKDIRTIEVSSKVSDVAAKSYVRQRLVEIQKNMAAKKSVIMDGRDIGTNVLKDANYKIFLTASVEERAKRRYKEMIEKGSNVTFEDVCKDIENRDRIDSTRKVNPLRKADDAIEVDTTSKSIDEVVDEILSIVNKRE; the protein is encoded by the coding sequence ATGAGAAATTTGATAATAGCAATAGATGGACCGGCTGGTGCTGGAAAAAGTACTATCTCAAAAATTATAGCTGAAAAACTAAATATAGAATATATAGATACTGGTGCTATGTACAGGGCTGTAACACTAAAAATAATTAGGAAAGGTATATCTTTAAATGATGATGATGCAATAGAATGTATGTTAAAAGAAACGGAAATTGATTTTATAAATGGAAGAATATATCTTGATGGAGAAGATGTTTCAAAGGATATTAGAACTATTGAAGTTAGCAGCAAAGTTTCGGATGTTGCAGCAAAATCTTATGTTAGGCAGAGGCTTGTTGAAATTCAAAAAAATATGGCAGCAAAAAAAAGTGTTATTATGGACGGAAGAGATATTGGAACTAATGTACTTAAAGACGCTAATTATAAAATTTTTCTTACAGCTTCAGTAGAAGAAAGAGCTAAAAGAAGATATAAGGAAATGATAGAAAAGGGAAGTAACGTGACCTTTGAAGATGTATGTAAGGATATAGAAAATAGAGACAGAATCGATTCTACAAGAAAAGTTAATCCTTTAAGGAAAGCTGATGATGCAATTGAAGTAGATACAACATCAAAATCTATAGACGAAGTTGTTGATGAAATACTTTCAATCGTAAACAAACGGGAGTGA